In Kiloniellales bacterium, the following are encoded in one genomic region:
- a CDS encoding 2-dehydro-3-deoxygalactonokinase yields MTEGGPVLAAVDWGTTRFRLWLLDSEGRVLALSQGSEGLEAGRRLGFEAVLRNHLGRLLAPETLPILICGMAGSHEGWLEAPYVDLPASLDKLAEGVVAVAGTDLEVRIVPGLAKRDPAAPDVMRGEETQLIGVTVAGPVPLGETGRRRVCLPGTHSKWVMLEDRRVEDFTSYLTGELFAVLSRHSILRHSLAAVEAEAAAQVDAWDPVFLEALSRALAAPERVLAELFSIRAAGLLDGLTGAAAAARLSGLLIGAEVAVALRDGDGSGAVTLVASGTMARLYEAALANAGVRVATVDADRAVCAGLMAIASKAAAGGLARQRA; encoded by the coding sequence ATGACCGAGGGCGGGCCCGTGCTGGCGGCGGTTGACTGGGGCACCACGCGCTTCCGGCTCTGGCTGCTCGACTCGGAGGGCCGGGTCCTCGCCTTGAGCCAGGGATCGGAGGGCCTGGAGGCCGGGCGGCGCCTCGGCTTCGAGGCGGTGCTGCGGAACCATCTGGGCCGGCTCCTGGCGCCGGAGACGCTGCCCATCCTGATCTGCGGCATGGCCGGCTCCCACGAGGGCTGGCTCGAGGCGCCCTATGTCGACCTGCCGGCCTCGCTGGACAAGCTCGCCGAGGGCGTCGTGGCGGTGGCAGGCACCGACCTTGAGGTGCGCATCGTGCCCGGTCTGGCCAAGCGGGACCCCGCCGCGCCCGACGTGATGCGCGGCGAGGAGACCCAGCTGATCGGGGTCACGGTCGCCGGCCCGGTTCCCCTCGGCGAGACCGGCCGCAGGCGGGTCTGCCTGCCCGGGACTCATTCCAAATGGGTCATGCTGGAGGACCGGCGGGTCGAGGACTTCACAAGCTACCTGACCGGCGAGCTCTTCGCCGTCCTGTCCAGGCACTCGATCCTCCGCCACAGCCTGGCCGCCGTCGAGGCCGAGGCGGCCGCCCAGGTCGACGCCTGGGACCCGGTCTTCCTGGAGGCTCTCTCGCGCGCGCTGGCGGCGCCGGAGCGGGTTCTGGCCGAGCTCTTTTCGATCCGGGCGGCCGGTCTTCTCGACGGCCTGACCGGGGCTGCCGCTGCGGCGCGGCTCTCGGGGCTCCTGATCGGCGCGGAGGTGGCGGTCGCCCTGCGCGACGGGGACGGCTCCGGCGCGGTGACCCTGGTCGCGAGCGGCACCATGGCGCGCCTCTACGAGGCGGCCCTTGCGAACGCAGGTGTCAGGGTGGCGACCGTCGACGCCGATCGAGCGGTCTGCGCCGGCCTGATGGCGATCGCGTCCAAGGCTGCGGCCGGCGGCCTCGCGAGGCAACGGGCATGA
- a CDS encoding alpha-galactosidase, producing the protein MPSLQCWRLDTPGQTLAFASWDGRLPGVVYWGAPLPSTEDLEALARSQVRPLAPGTLDQVAELSLCPEEGRAFPGQPGLRLRDGRGRPLATQFELDAVEAEDGTIRFLARDRHRSLRYRACFEAAPGEEVLRARAVVEGAGDLILDWLAAPVLPLPQDAADFIDYVGRWSREFGEERVGFARGVHLRESRRGRPGHDHFPALVVPRPGATATQGTAYGVHFGWSGGHRMIVEELPDGRRQLQFGLSCSRDDRDRNEDGGFESGVIHFAHAEGGLSGLAQAFQSHVRRHLVRLPDAPAPRPVHFNCWEAVYFDHDLEVLKDLANRAADLGAERFVLDDGWFGKRDDATSSLGDWRADPRSYPQGLGPLIDHVEGLGLGFGLWVEPEMVSLESDLARAHPDWVLAPEGYAQIPGRGQQALDLAKPAVIEHLFEALDALLSSHRIGYLKWDHNRDITLAFDAEGRDLAYRRTRALYALIDRLRARHPQVEIESCASGGARLDYGMLQRCDRVWLSDSNDARERWRMQMAAMTFLPPEVVGSHVGPRRCHSSGRVLPMAFRAAVALTGHMGLELDLRELSDVEADELRRAIDFYKDNRAFLHAAREYRLEPVGEETSARMSVDDAGDCFLLFAATLAVPRAEASVPLRLAGLDPARRYRVRLCNPEVLQSAATRHFPSPLLTGSGLSLSGAALMQSGLVLPLAFPDTLWILEGRAVGERRGAG; encoded by the coding sequence ATGCCGAGCCTGCAGTGCTGGCGCCTCGACACGCCGGGCCAGACCCTGGCCTTCGCGTCCTGGGACGGCCGGCTGCCGGGCGTCGTCTACTGGGGCGCGCCGCTGCCGTCGACCGAAGACCTGGAGGCCCTGGCGCGCAGCCAGGTCCGGCCGCTGGCCCCGGGGACCCTCGACCAGGTCGCCGAGCTCTCGCTCTGCCCGGAGGAGGGCCGCGCCTTCCCCGGCCAGCCGGGCCTGCGCCTGCGGGACGGGAGGGGCCGGCCCTTGGCCACGCAGTTCGAGCTGGACGCCGTCGAGGCCGAGGACGGGACGATCCGTTTCCTTGCGCGCGACCGCCACCGCAGCCTGCGTTACCGGGCCTGTTTCGAGGCGGCGCCGGGGGAGGAGGTGCTCCGGGCCCGGGCGGTGGTCGAGGGGGCAGGGGACCTCATCCTCGACTGGCTGGCGGCGCCGGTCCTGCCGCTGCCCCAGGACGCCGCGGACTTCATCGACTACGTCGGCCGCTGGAGCCGGGAGTTCGGCGAGGAACGGGTCGGCTTCGCGCGTGGCGTCCACCTGCGCGAGAGCCGGCGCGGCCGGCCGGGCCACGATCACTTCCCGGCGCTCGTGGTCCCGCGGCCCGGGGCGACGGCCACGCAGGGCACGGCCTACGGGGTCCACTTCGGCTGGTCCGGCGGCCACCGGATGATCGTCGAGGAGCTGCCCGACGGGCGCCGGCAGCTGCAGTTCGGCCTGTCCTGCAGCCGGGACGACCGCGACCGGAACGAGGACGGTGGCTTCGAGTCGGGCGTCATCCACTTCGCCCATGCGGAGGGCGGGCTCAGCGGCCTGGCCCAGGCCTTCCAGTCCCACGTCCGGCGCCACCTCGTCCGTTTGCCCGACGCCCCGGCGCCGCGGCCGGTGCACTTCAACTGCTGGGAAGCGGTCTACTTCGACCATGACCTCGAAGTCCTGAAAGATCTCGCCAATCGTGCCGCCGACTTGGGCGCCGAGCGCTTCGTGCTCGACGACGGCTGGTTCGGAAAGCGCGACGACGCGACCTCGAGCCTCGGCGACTGGCGGGCCGACCCGCGCAGCTATCCGCAGGGGCTTGGCCCCCTGATCGATCACGTCGAAGGCCTCGGCCTGGGCTTCGGGCTCTGGGTCGAGCCGGAGATGGTCAGCCTCGAGTCCGACCTCGCCCGGGCCCATCCGGACTGGGTCCTCGCGCCCGAGGGCTACGCACAGATCCCCGGCCGCGGCCAGCAGGCCCTCGACCTGGCCAAGCCCGCGGTCATCGAGCACCTCTTCGAGGCGCTCGATGCGCTGCTGTCGTCCCATCGGATCGGCTACCTCAAGTGGGACCACAACCGCGACATCACCCTGGCCTTCGACGCGGAGGGCAGGGATCTGGCCTATCGCCGCACCCGTGCCCTCTACGCCCTGATCGACCGCCTGCGGGCGCGCCATCCGCAGGTCGAGATCGAGTCCTGCGCGTCCGGCGGCGCCCGCCTCGACTACGGCATGCTGCAACGCTGCGACCGGGTCTGGCTGTCCGATTCCAACGACGCGCGGGAACGCTGGCGCATGCAGATGGCGGCCATGACCTTCCTGCCGCCCGAGGTCGTCGGCAGCCACGTCGGTCCGCGCCGCTGCCACAGCTCCGGCCGGGTCCTGCCCATGGCTTTCCGCGCTGCCGTCGCCCTGACCGGCCACATGGGCCTTGAGCTGGACCTGCGCGAGCTGAGCGACGTGGAGGCCGACGAGCTGCGCCGCGCGATCGACTTCTACAAAGATAACCGAGCCTTTCTTCACGCCGCCCGCGAGTACCGGTTGGAGCCTGTGGGCGAGGAGACCTCAGCCCGGATGAGCGTCGACGACGCGGGGGATTGCTTCCTGCTCTTCGCGGCGACCCTGGCGGTCCCGCGGGCGGAGGCCTCGGTGCCGTTGCGCCTGGCCGGCCTCGACCCGGCGCGGCGCTATCGGGTCCGCCTCTGCAACCCGGAGGTCCTCCAGTCGGCGGCGACCCGGCACTTTCCGTCACCGCTTCTGACCGGCTCTGGCCTCAGCCTCTCCGGCGCCGCGCTTATGCAATCCGGCCTGGTCCTGCCGCTGGCCTTCCCCGACACGCTCTGGATCCTCGAGGGCCGAGCGGTGGGTGAAAGAAGGGGAGCGGGCTGA
- a CDS encoding carbohydrate ABC transporter permease has protein sequence MFPKPIERAGAFYRGGYKAALPLALLLWLLPLLGVMMTSLKPSGDLAAGNYFGLPSAIAIGNYAEVFQNSPIGQYILNSFKVTIPTVIGAVALSCLTGYALAVYSFRANLVVFFLFVAGNFVPFQILMVPVRDLTLRMGLYDTTMGLILFHVAFQTGFCTLFMRNFIKALPGELIESARVEGVSEWKIFWYIVLPLMRPAIAALAVLIFTFIWNDYFWATVLVQGNHALPVTAGLYSLNGQWVAAWHLVSAGSIVAALPPVIMFFLMQRHFIAGLTLGATKG, from the coding sequence ATGTTCCCGAAGCCGATCGAACGGGCGGGGGCTTTCTATCGCGGCGGCTACAAGGCCGCGCTGCCCCTGGCCCTGCTGCTCTGGCTGCTGCCGCTCCTCGGCGTGATGATGACCTCGCTCAAGCCCTCCGGCGACCTCGCCGCGGGGAACTATTTCGGGCTGCCCTCCGCCATTGCGATCGGGAACTACGCCGAGGTCTTCCAGAACTCGCCGATCGGCCAGTACATCCTGAACTCCTTCAAGGTTACGATCCCGACCGTGATCGGCGCGGTCGCGCTGTCCTGCCTGACCGGCTACGCGCTCGCGGTCTACAGCTTCCGGGCCAACCTGGTCGTCTTCTTCCTCTTCGTCGCCGGCAACTTCGTGCCCTTCCAGATCCTGATGGTGCCGGTGCGCGACCTGACCCTGCGGATGGGCCTCTATGACACGACGATGGGGTTGATCCTCTTCCACGTCGCCTTCCAGACCGGCTTCTGCACCCTCTTCATGCGCAACTTCATCAAGGCGCTGCCGGGCGAGCTGATCGAGTCGGCCCGGGTCGAGGGGGTCAGCGAGTGGAAGATCTTCTGGTACATCGTCCTGCCGCTGATGCGTCCGGCCATCGCCGCGCTGGCCGTGCTGATCTTCACCTTCATCTGGAACGACTACTTCTGGGCCACGGTCCTGGTCCAGGGTAACCACGCCCTGCCGGTGACCGCCGGGCTCTATTCGTTGAACGGCCAGTGGGTCGCCGCCTGGCACCTGGTCTCGGCCGGCTCGATCGTCGCCGCCCTGCCGCCGGTGATCATGTTCTTCCTGATGCAGCGCCACTTCATCGCCGGCCTGACGCTCGGCGCGACCAAGGGCTGA
- a CDS encoding sugar ABC transporter permease, producing MSAATLTARRSGSGFWRRNQRRLAPWLFLAPGVLMFAVYVIAPIFESMWISLYDWDGIGEKAWIGLENYVELIDDEAFYTSLENNVLWLLLYMLAIPAGLMIAVFLNQNVWGIRLYKSLFFFPFVISQVVVGLIFSWFYAPNFGLLTRIIEGLTGESVAILADERFVTYGIIAAGLWPQIAYCMILYLTGLNNVSPDQIEAGRLDGAKGWRMLWHVILPQLRPATFIAVVVTVIGALRSFDLISIMTDGGPYGSSRVLSFYMYEQALSEYGFRMGYGAAIAVVLFCIMMVFITLFIVRMVSEERQG from the coding sequence ATGTCGGCGGCGACGCTCACGGCCAGGCGATCGGGCAGCGGCTTTTGGCGCCGTAACCAGCGGCGGCTGGCGCCCTGGCTCTTCCTGGCGCCCGGCGTCCTCATGTTCGCGGTTTACGTCATCGCCCCGATCTTCGAGTCCATGTGGATCAGCCTCTACGACTGGGACGGCATCGGCGAGAAGGCCTGGATCGGGCTGGAGAACTACGTCGAGCTGATCGACGACGAGGCCTTCTACACCTCGCTCGAGAACAACGTCCTCTGGCTCCTGCTCTACATGCTGGCGATCCCGGCCGGGCTGATGATTGCGGTCTTTCTGAACCAGAACGTCTGGGGGATCCGGCTTTACAAGTCGCTGTTCTTCTTCCCCTTCGTCATCAGCCAGGTTGTGGTCGGGCTGATCTTCTCCTGGTTCTACGCGCCCAACTTCGGGCTCCTGACCCGGATCATCGAGGGCCTGACCGGCGAGAGCGTCGCGATCCTGGCCGACGAGCGCTTCGTCACCTACGGCATCATCGCCGCCGGCCTCTGGCCGCAGATCGCCTACTGCATGATCCTCTACCTGACCGGGCTCAACAACGTCTCGCCGGACCAGATCGAGGCCGGCCGGCTGGACGGCGCCAAGGGCTGGCGCATGCTCTGGCACGTCATCCTGCCGCAACTCAGGCCGGCGACCTTCATCGCGGTGGTGGTCACGGTGATCGGCGCGCTCAGGTCCTTCGACCTGATCTCGATCATGACCGACGGCGGGCCCTATGGCTCCAGCCGGGTGCTGTCCTTCTACATGTACGAGCAGGCGCTCTCGGAATACGGCTTCCGCATGGGTTACGGCGCGGCCATCGCCGTGGTGCTGTTCTGCATCATGATGGTCTTCATCACGCTCTTCATCGTCCGCATGGTCTCGGAAGAGAGGCAGGGCTGA
- a CDS encoding extracellular solute-binding protein: MKVPAGRLAAAAAISATMASAGWAGELVINTDTSDPAPKKAFEELIAAFEAKHPDVTVKWNVFDHEGYKTSIRNFLTADAPDLANWYAGNRMAPFVKAGLFEDVSDVWAEGGLDETLASAAASMTIDGKKWGVPYTYYQWGIYYRADIFEEQGIAPPATWAELLEACAKLKAAGITPFAIGTKALWPTGGWFDYLNLRVNGYEFHMDLTAGKVAYTDDRVKAVFARWAELVEPGYFVENHAAIDWQEAVPLLVQGKAAMYLMGNFAVATMIDGGLKEEQIGFLQFPEITPGIPKAEDAPTDTIHIPTKAKNKEDARKFLAFLATAEVQTAINRTLGQLPVNNRSEPPQDRILAEGFAMLSKAHALAQFYDRDAPAGMAKAGMEGFQEFMVKPDQAERILKRLEKIRKRVYK; encoded by the coding sequence ATGAAGGTTCCGGCCGGGCGGCTGGCGGCGGCCGCCGCGATCTCCGCGACCATGGCCTCGGCCGGTTGGGCCGGCGAGCTGGTCATCAACACCGACACCTCGGACCCGGCGCCCAAGAAGGCCTTCGAGGAGCTGATCGCCGCCTTCGAGGCCAAGCATCCCGACGTCACGGTCAAGTGGAACGTCTTCGACCACGAGGGCTACAAGACCTCGATCCGGAACTTCCTGACCGCCGACGCGCCGGACCTGGCCAACTGGTACGCCGGCAACCGAATGGCGCCCTTCGTCAAGGCCGGTCTCTTCGAGGACGTCAGCGACGTCTGGGCCGAGGGCGGGCTGGACGAGACCCTGGCCTCGGCCGCGGCCTCGATGACCATCGACGGCAAGAAGTGGGGCGTGCCCTACACCTACTACCAGTGGGGCATCTACTACCGCGCCGACATCTTCGAAGAACAGGGCATCGCGCCGCCCGCGACCTGGGCCGAGCTGCTCGAAGCCTGCGCCAAGCTCAAGGCCGCCGGCATCACCCCCTTCGCCATCGGCACCAAGGCGCTCTGGCCGACCGGCGGCTGGTTCGACTACCTGAACCTGCGGGTCAACGGCTACGAGTTCCACATGGACCTGACCGCCGGCAAGGTCGCCTACACCGACGACAGGGTGAAGGCGGTCTTCGCCCGCTGGGCCGAGCTGGTCGAGCCCGGCTACTTCGTCGAGAACCACGCCGCGATCGACTGGCAGGAGGCGGTGCCGCTTCTCGTCCAGGGCAAGGCGGCCATGTACCTCATGGGCAACTTCGCGGTCGCGACCATGATCGACGGCGGCCTGAAGGAAGAGCAGATCGGCTTCCTGCAGTTCCCCGAGATCACCCCGGGGATTCCGAAGGCCGAGGACGCGCCGACCGACACCATCCACATCCCGACCAAGGCCAAGAACAAGGAGGACGCTCGGAAGTTCCTGGCCTTCCTGGCCACCGCCGAGGTCCAGACCGCGATCAACAGGACCCTCGGCCAGCTGCCGGTGAACAACCGCTCCGAGCCGCCCCAGGACCGGATCCTCGCCGAGGGCTTCGCGATGCTGTCCAAGGCCCACGCCCTGGCCCAGTTCTACGACCGCGACGCCCCGGCCGGCATGGCCAAGGCGGGCATGGAGGGCTTCCAGGAGTTCATGGTCAAGCCGGACCAGGCCGAGCGGATCCTCAAGCGGCTCGAGAAGATCCGCAAGCGGGTCTACAAATAG
- a CDS encoding IclR family transcriptional regulator: MTELETLPPATASPDEAGPGTVGKALEVLEAIAEAEGPLRFGDLLRARPYPKATLHRLLKSLIRNGMVAYDPRRQTYHLGLRLIRLASGAWARSTLAEAARGTLDALSAEIGETLHLAMLDAGQVLYVDKRTSERSVAMFSSTGKVGPAYCTGLGKAMLAFLPAEEVEAAIARQAFHRFTEATCTKPAVLRAELARIRDRGFAFDREEHEARIICVAVPVLSERGTVLGGLSVTSTTYLSSLRKLERYAPRLAEAARAIAAEAAVRMLPGT; this comes from the coding sequence ATGACGGAGCTGGAGACGCTCCCACCTGCGACCGCATCGCCGGACGAGGCCGGGCCGGGCACGGTCGGCAAGGCGCTGGAAGTGCTCGAGGCCATCGCCGAGGCCGAGGGGCCGCTGCGCTTCGGCGACCTGCTGAGGGCCCGGCCCTATCCCAAGGCGACCCTGCACCGCCTGCTCAAGTCCTTGATTCGCAACGGCATGGTCGCCTACGACCCGCGGCGCCAGACCTATCACCTGGGGCTCAGGCTGATCCGCCTGGCGAGCGGCGCCTGGGCGCGCTCGACCCTGGCGGAGGCGGCGCGCGGCACCCTGGACGCGCTCTCGGCGGAGATTGGCGAGACCCTGCACCTGGCCATGCTGGACGCCGGCCAAGTGCTCTACGTCGACAAGCGGACCTCGGAGCGCTCGGTCGCGATGTTCTCTTCGACCGGCAAGGTCGGGCCGGCCTACTGCACCGGGCTGGGCAAGGCCATGCTCGCCTTCCTGCCGGCCGAGGAGGTCGAGGCGGCGATCGCGCGCCAGGCCTTCCACCGCTTCACCGAAGCCACCTGCACGAAGCCGGCGGTGCTCAGGGCCGAGCTGGCGCGGATCCGGGACCGCGGCTTCGCCTTCGACCGCGAGGAGCACGAGGCCCGGATCATCTGCGTCGCGGTCCCGGTCCTGAGCGAAAGGGGAACGGTCCTCGGCGGGCTCTCGGTGACCAGCACGACCTACCTGTCGAGCCTGCGCAAGCTGGAGCGCTACGCGCCGCGCCTCGCGGAAGCGGCCCGGGCAATCGCCGCCGAGGCGGCGGTGCGCATGCTGCCCGGGACCTGA